AGCAATACTGTTCGCCATAGCCCTTTTTATGCAGTCCCCCTCAAGCCATAAGGACCTCTCCGGTTCGAAACTGCTAAAAGACGCCAAGCTTGATCAGGTAAAAAAAATTATTATTGAAAAAGGGGACGAAAAAACAACGCTCTTAAGAAGTGATGATGGATACAGCGTCGAGGAGAAAGAAGGATACGGGGCTGATACAGGCAAAGCAGATGCGCTCCTTGTGGAACTGCTAAACATGAAAGGAACGGAATGGATAACCTCTAAAAAGGAAAAACATGGAAACTTTGGACTTTCAGATGACAATAAAGAGGCTATTATTGTTACCCTCATTTCCAGCGGTGATGATAAACCGGGAGGGATCATCATCGGGAATGCCCCTAAAAACAGGGGAGATAACCAGAGAAGCTATGCGCTTAACAGCTCACGCTATGTAAGGGCTAAAGGAAAAGCGGACATTTTCCTTGTTTCAAAGGTAACACCTCTACAGGCCAAACCGGCTGAATGGCTTGCAAAAGAACTTCTCCAGGTTAAAGGGGAGGAAATTGACAGCATCAAACTAAAGCATGACAGCAAGGGAGGTTCCTTTGAGTTGAGAAGCAGGGGGAGTAAGGAATTTGAACCCGGGGATTTTACCGTTCCCAAGGGGAAGAAACTCAAAACATACGTAATTAACGGCATAAGCAATGCCTTAAGTAATTTACGCCTTACAGACAGCATGAGAAAAGAAAATGAAAGGGTAAAAGATCTCAGCTTTGACAATGCCTATGTGGCAGTGCTGAAAGATGGAAGAAAATATGAGGTTCTTTCGGCGCAAAAAGCAATGGGGGGCCAAAGCAAACATTTCATAAAAATATCAGCTTCTTTTACGGGCGCCGGCAAGGAAGAGGAAAACACGGCAACGACACCCAATCCCCATAAAATTGCCATTGAAGACAATGAAAGACTTTCTAACTGGATTTTTGAGGTAACCGGTATCAGTAACTTTACCTATAAAAAAAGTGATCTTTTTGAGGATGAATAAGGGGCAGCCCCTTATTCATCCTCTTCTATCGATACATTCACTCTGCTTGCGCAGGATTTGCAATAAAAAAACGCTTTAATAGCCGGCATAACCCATCTCTTTCTTTCGCATACGGGGCATTTCAAGGTATATACTTTCTCCCTCATATTGATAAGCATCATAAGGGCAAGGGCATCGATGGCATAAGTCGATATAATAATGGGAATGCCGACAAGGGCGCCGATTATGGTCAGTGTCAGAAGAATTCCGATCAGATAAGAAGCCAGCGACAGTACCAGGAGGACAAGCGCAAAAATGGCCCTCATAATACTGAAAGGGAGCAATGTCTTTCCCCCCTTAACTTCTACCGTATACTCTTCTTCCATATAAAGAATAAGCCTTCTTTAGTATTCACCTGGAGCAGACAGGGGAAAAGGTTCAAATTTCAATGAAGGAATTCAGGAAAAACCTTTTTATTTGACTGTATCCAATCATCTATAGTATAAAGATTTCGTTACAAATACTTTCCGAGGAGTTACATATGACGGATTACGTAAAAACCTATTCATGCCCTGAATGCGGCAAGGAAGCAAGTGGCAGAGGCCACCTTTGCCATCCAAACAGGGAAGACATCCCTTACACCTGTGAATTTTGTAATAAAAACACTAACAATCCAAGACATATCTGCACTCCCATGATTGAAAACCTGGAATACGCTTGCAAGAAATGTGGCAGAGTAGCTGTCTATAGTTCTCTTCTCTGTGAACCTGAAATGATCAGCATTGACTAGTCTTAACCCTGCACTATTTCAGGTCAATAATACCACCCGTTAAAATGGGGGAATACTTATACAGACCAAGCGCATGGCATGAGAATGTATTAATTTAAAAAGCCTCCCGGGGAGGCTTTTTAAATTAAACCCGTCGATGGTCTATTTAACAAGGGATGTGACAGGCAGATTGATTAGTTTATAACTTAGAGATTTGCCACAACGGGCAAAGACACTCTGAAGGTGGTTCCCTTCCCTTCCCGGCTCTTAACGGAAATACTGCCTTTATGCAATTCTACAATCTTTTTTACGAGGGCCAGTCCAAGTCCAATCCCTTCATACCCACTCGTTGCAGTGCAATCCCGTTGAAAAAAAGGCTCAAAGATCCGGGATATTCTCAGAGAATCGATACCCACCCCCGTATCCTTGATAATTATATCGATAAATCCATTACCCTTACTCTCTGTTAACATCGCAATATGTCCATCTTTCGAGGTAAATTTAATGGCATTTTTCAGTATATGATTAAGCATGAGGATTAGCATCCCCCTTACACCCCAAACAGGATCGAGCTTTGCTTCACATGAAACCTTAAATGACAATCCATTGCTCTCTGCATCTTCCCTGATATAGTATGCCACATATTCTATTATGGAGTTAATCTCTATTTCTTCATAGTTTTCATTGCCCACTTCATCCTGAAGCGCCACCATATGAAGCAGGGAATCAATATTAAATGCCAGTTGCCTGGAACATTTATGAATATCTACCATGATCTCCCGTTGCGACGGTGACAGATCTCCAAGATCATTATTCAGGAAGAGTTCCACATAACCGACAACAGGAGTAAGTGGCGTTCTAAGCTCATGAGAAATACTCTGGATAAACTCATTTTTCATCCGGTCGAGACTTTTAAGCTCATCATTAGCCTCGGTAAGCTCCCTCGTTTTCTGTTCGAGTTCGGCTTTCATTAGTGATAAATCACTTTCTGCCTTTACCAGGGCCTTTTTGTACTTATCAGTTTCATTTTTATCGTTTATTCCGGACTTGATCATAACCGCACTTGCAACACAGGAACTGCCCTCTATTTACTTAAAAAATAAATCCTTAACCTAATCCTAGATTATAGTTAATTGAGGATTCTCTTGTCCAGATCAAAGAGACATTATTCTTTTCGGCGCCCGGTAAAATAAAACCTGCCGGGAACCGCCAAATAACAAACATGGCATCACATGCATGCTATATAACATAAAAGCAGGAGGAAATAACAGAAATCAGCGCTATTGATACAGAGATTCATCTTTTGAAATAAAAGATTTTATAAAACAACAGTTTAAATTTGACTCTATTCCATAAGGGATTTAGAATAAAACATAATAAATATCTGTAATTAATCGTTAAAGCAGCCTTTTTCCTTCAAAAAATAACATATCAGGCACACTATATGCAAAGTAATTATTCCATTAACAAAAACCCTTCTGTCAACACTCAATAAGATAAAAACAATTCCGGTTAAATAGGCACTCAATGAAAAAAATACTCTTTATAACTCCTCCCTACCATGCCGGTGTCGTTGAAGTCGCCGGCAGATGGGTCCCTCTTAATATGGTCTATCTTACGGCGGCTGCAAGAGAGGCTGGTCTGGAAGTTCACCTTTATGACGCCATGACGAAAGGTGTGGGGCATGAGGAGATAAATGACAAAATCAGGGAAATAGACCCTCATTATGTAGCAACAACTGCCATCACCTGTTCCTCACCTGATGCATTGCAAATAATAACAAACGCTAAAGATATAAATCCTGAAATTATAACGATAATAGGTGGAATTCACCCTACCTTCATGTTTGAAGAAATGTTTGAACTCTCCCGGGGAGCGCTTGATTATGTGGTTAGAGGTGAAGGAGACATGACGGTCAGGGAACTGCTCGAAACAATTGAAAAGGGAGGAGATCTTTTAAAAATCAGGGGGATTGCCTACCTGGAAGAAGGAAAAATTGTGAGAACGCCTGGACGGCCCCTTCTGAGCCCTGCCGAACTGGACAGTCTGCCCCAGGCATGGGATCTGCTCGACTGGGATGACTATGTCTACTTTATTCTTCCAAATGCAAGACTGGGAGCTATTGCCACATCGAGGGGCTGTGATAAGGATTGCAGTTTCTGCTCCCAGAGGATCTTCTGGGAAAAATCATGGCGAGGCAGAAGTCCCGAATCGCTTATTAAAGAAGTGGAACTGCAACACCACAAATACGGCGTTAACGTTATTCTTCTTACCGATGACTACCCCACCCACAACAGGGAGCGATGGGAAAGCTTTCTGGACCTTTTAATTGAAAAAGACCTGCCCATCTATTTTCTTATGGAAACGCGGGTGGAAGATATTCTTAGAGATAAAGATATCCTTCCAAAATACAGGGAGGCCGGTATTATTCATATCTATGTGGGAACAGAGGCT
The Deltaproteobacteria bacterium DNA segment above includes these coding regions:
- a CDS encoding DUF4340 domain-containing protein translates to MKKNLPILVFSTAILFAIALFMQSPSSHKDLSGSKLLKDAKLDQVKKIIIEKGDEKTTLLRSDDGYSVEEKEGYGADTGKADALLVELLNMKGTEWITSKKEKHGNFGLSDDNKEAIIVTLISSGDDKPGGIIIGNAPKNRGDNQRSYALNSSRYVRAKGKADIFLVSKVTPLQAKPAEWLAKELLQVKGEEIDSIKLKHDSKGGSFELRSRGSKEFEPGDFTVPKGKKLKTYVINGISNALSNLRLTDSMRKENERVKDLSFDNAYVAVLKDGRKYEVLSAQKAMGGQSKHFIKISASFTGAGKEEENTATTPNPHKIAIEDNERLSNWIFEVTGISNFTYKKSDLFEDE
- a CDS encoding HAMP domain-containing histidine kinase, which gives rise to MIKSGINDKNETDKYKKALVKAESDLSLMKAELEQKTRELTEANDELKSLDRMKNEFIQSISHELRTPLTPVVGYVELFLNNDLGDLSPSQREIMVDIHKCSRQLAFNIDSLLHMVALQDEVGNENYEEIEINSIIEYVAYYIREDAESNGLSFKVSCEAKLDPVWGVRGMLILMLNHILKNAIKFTSKDGHIAMLTESKGNGFIDIIIKDTGVGIDSLRISRIFEPFFQRDCTATSGYEGIGLGLALVKKIVELHKGSISVKSREGKGTTFRVSLPVVANL
- a CDS encoding B12-binding domain-containing radical SAM protein, with the protein product MKKILFITPPYHAGVVEVAGRWVPLNMVYLTAAAREAGLEVHLYDAMTKGVGHEEINDKIREIDPHYVATTAITCSSPDALQIITNAKDINPEIITIIGGIHPTFMFEEMFELSRGALDYVVRGEGDMTVRELLETIEKGGDLLKIRGIAYLEEGKIVRTPGRPLLSPAELDSLPQAWDLLDWDDYVYFILPNARLGAIATSRGCDKDCSFCSQRIFWEKSWRGRSPESLIKEVELQHHKYGVNVILLTDDYPTHNRERWESFLDLLIEKDLPIYFLMETRVEDILRDKDILPKYREAGIIHIYVGTEAVNQEILDYIKKDIQADESKEALRLLNAHNIITETSMILGFPDDTKESIKETFRTALEYNPDFCHFLAIVPWPYADINEDLKEYIEVTDYRKYNLIDPIIKPKNLTIEEIDEAIVDCYRDFYMGKMKEMLKTKDEFKREYLMTSMKLMMNSSFLVNKLGHMEGMPEEMKLHMDSAGTMHDKMVKMNKGLLGKLFSKCPFESKKRSAG